Proteins co-encoded in one Yamadazyma tenuis chromosome 1, complete sequence genomic window:
- the FMP27 gene encoding Protein SABRE (COG:S; EggNog:ENOG503NUKM) — protein MFPSNFVGKFLVKAGLKVIPNFSIEWKRSVVKYGDKVTAVQYVRLDSGSRYSTKNTNNLKVAIGLVINDLRTSSTHQAHTIHPLLSTHTAKLTTKFSINTTTGEIHSIHVKTLMDDLRVSVFKFIKLYLTDIETRIDKLGGADAKDVDPAVQEAEAQRKARRLERLVGIFKVVYEAINEISVVAQNLNVFEIPFITTDCNESFKAYLQQEYPITALELKTKSIHLHLQKLSKTSAGFHALFESADDKPINISNSVQLLTVNFAKWKNINGSFHKNQVEVLNIPTYSLSCKANYFDKLIRGEGFQNCIAELFWTCSNPILDLDSPFLTSLLHNIVILRKLMKFKSLQRQYKLLVSSSYSTDDDIDDTQQDYYDFDETLIDMPEKGFQGSKTPLKDKLWRYLQEYYPKLDVKFIIEQPRLVVRHTSTTSIDILDFSYSSLNFSVITTKTRDYNLNCSVLAPAISYAQNSIQGDSSVKFDIVSLKSFVADVQVLKNLKFKFDFNFESFHIDFSNLTTLVGIKTIVNQLTRLIEMDLQRGHINLFLNSRISKYRTFVMNLDQENPSDVYKTLKETLFNYLPAWFVELNVVADDVDFKFGSRSVLIPKEKLSEMLQEYDLKDFLESDSSCELRCFRIQLGILRFGFENNCNPHLDLSTSSLSSASSDTLTSKQDQSISYWGNNLEIKDFVLSAMSDFSGPRHYGQCIAIPNVSIDVGCKKIQAKENLNVSINLNKIEGKVDHFKCFTIIGAGYLLMEHIVRPLQSIQSKLKKDAGSISEKPSKSNFKSLKDCITISSKIKRTDLSVTLSGDYKVRLDSYETRISLADDTISIYDKYFRVLISSPTVEDHWCRLICTDDFQFHVNLHDIRNLYVNTSLIKIAHPHGHIAYKLFDNISITLKVLKHSIRAFNSGDAEKDNDFTVVHPSESRPKEFPNINFKTNKLMFNMEDDPFESELGMIFQLGKVEQLKRIELYSLFQAKTQNLQSTEKHDEIKSIEDINDENDLPGKLDDLNEIISVSWIRKVKRYKTMLNDELVKNKKFLFGNEAKLDSRFQSKILPYSLHAPLLSIVIDSLNMVISKPTFDLETLPKFLHDLGQGLPFDTRYSLILPMYLDLRMRELRIHLRDYPLPLLYVSNSKAESASAVKMYGDLVISESLVTEEHNIRKLMVDLTRNLKKFQFSEYYRLEIEKTMATVKIFTDMKIEFSTKLPSRFVWGQSYQFAIQQVMLNFDSFSKPPLDPSPKLGFWDKLRLVIHGKFDIKCTKGPLEVAFKGSRDPYNLFGVASGFILSFKDNVVWTINQNDDSRDFCNVKSDKISWYIPNYLASGLVSWTRETNRLTYLPNSKKFITSCYAYYLDDEDYCIPRNKVNSNIFEKKVVSLSGGVVFKVGFVLQRDGDDGQRTEECKSHYDVKLFNPQFTEEGHDSYKDFRSDYINMAISMDANFSESYNSIHLSPRVFMQFFDWWKLFSSNMQLPIKKGKIFGELKKSEKFSQHLVSNRFKFNLKSLFISHIYREENSEEMEDQIQSCGLKGKMNSFVVDLHQRKEKRIAVHEGISRNKNIMKMTFHIADVHLNGIDLRVVTATFDHNAYNTPGNVKESKYDIFDNDEQWFDIEDYEEAFLSSLASSKRQISVLPLMYSERFSYLRDTEPGIRFKEVDLFESGKASLERIKDVARAQKDIVSSRIKQLKDEIKLRRSRGLSTKDLVGRIDVLKKEMSKASVNLDRRPSVSDFNTKFSNKFIVMRMLWKWNDKNRNNFFKYVHFVQLRTFLKRYLSFDSISALEEIVEYSTEGLDRKSTYSKSEHSPGDKFAKLSTDEKSGKSRDRLTKFDEILTQVAKNENLVEDYLIEIISPQIQLQSSETPDSVIIVSSPMIDAKLVSIYDKSKDRLLLDIDELENRLAVMINNANVLVFEKNSVEDNNSFIFDQTCYGSTSSWPPWLGIEICNQATLAGSKNVLLEDTSVMITYIQSKPTGAKFAHDSEGDDLSKVSTNTSKYFDLPGSKKENIQNKLHVDIPTVNITSTSAQYFSLYSIITNLLLYTEPSNKQFNDKLEKLKFSINFQDLAALYDRIKALHLQNGILNLMSNNYNFRQDTLDNESLNDFITLKTIQQEISNELYLLLHSMLTGNSHVKDSSKSPKAEWIINADELILHMLEDDRTPILDIAMATGKFTRIVNEDDSNINRIEISMIQGFNLLRGAIFPAFIEPMDHKDELQNLLTVDWSMYSNVGGIRLIENFEVNAQPLSVRMDKITGDKLMHFLFKTELADLTDLGDNPMARHEAEVTNDLDFNGKASNGDEKSKVNFDTSSSQSDPSDSESSTNPDQLTIGSPSKRVTNRSSHLFPKSFTQSSGSEQQYDEQLDVMVNRSKNYVSVNSLKVNPVSLSISIKLKGGYKRLLNVEDFKLVLPEILIQKKILSVLEFTMIVRKILVRAILGHLGGLVRNKFKRSKRKPMNLINKPLKPLKRYARFTSVTELRGGSNEDP, from the coding sequence ATGTTCCCCAGCAACTTCGTGGGCAAATTCCTCGTCAAAGCGGGTCTCAAAGTCATCCCAAACTTCAGCATTGAGTGGAAGCGATCGGTGGTGAAGTATGGAGATAAAGTCACTGCTGTTCAGTATGTGAGGCTCGACTCAGGTTCACGGTATTCTACGaagaacaccaacaatttgaaggTGGCTATTGGTCTTGTCATCAACGACTTGAGAACTTCGAGTACGCACCAGGCTCACACCATCCACCCGTTGCTTTCAACCCATACGGCCAAATTGACCACCAAATTCTCCATAAACACCACAACTGGAGAAATCCACCTGATTCATGTCAAGACCTTGATGGACGACTTGCGGGTGCtggtgttcaagtttatCAAGTTGTATCTCACGGATATTGAAACTAGAATCGacaaacttggtggtgCAGATGCCAAAGACGTGGACCCTGCAGTGCAAGAAGCTGAAGCACAACGAAAAGCAAGACGATTGGAGCGGCTAGTGGGCATATTCAAAGTGGTGTACGAAGCCATTAATGAAATTTCGGTGGTGGCCCAGAACTTGAATGTTTTTGAGATCcccttcatcaccaccgactGCAACGAGCTGTTTAAAGCGTATTTGCAGCAAGAATATCCCATCACCgcattggagttgaagaccAAGTCGATACACTTGCATCTCCAGAAGTTGTCGAAAACCTCGGCTGGATTCCACGCTTTGTTTGAGTCTGCTGACGATAAGCCCATAAATATTTCCAATTCGGTCCAGCTTTTGACAGTGAACTTCGCAAAGTGGAAAAACATCAACGGTTCATTCCACAAGAACCAGGTGGAAGTGTTGAACATCCCCACGTATTCTCTTAGCTGCAAGGCCAACTActttgacaagttgatccGCGGAGAAGGCTTTCAAAATTGTATTGCCGAGTTGTTCTGGACGTGCTCCAATCCGATCTTGGACCTCGACTCTCCCTTTCTTACTTCCCTTCTACACAACATTGTGATCCTCAGGAAGCTcatgaagttcaagtcgcTCCAGCGGCAATATAAGCTTTTGGTGTCATCAAGCTATCTGacagatgatgatattgacGACACTCAGCAAGACTATTATGACTTTGACGAGACGTTGATAGACATGCCTGAGAAAGGGTTCCAAGGTTCCAAGACTCCACTCAAAGACAAACTATGGCGGTACCTCCAGGAATACTATCCGAAACTTgatgtcaagttcatcattGAACAACCAAGACTCGTTGTTCGGCATACATCTACCACTTCGATCGATATATTGGACTTTTCCTATTCCTCGCTCAACTTTCTGGTcattaccaccaaaaccagaGATTACAATTTGAACTGCCTGGTGTTAGCCCCAGCCATCTCGTATGCGCAAAATTCCATTCAGGGTGATTCTCTGGTAAAGTTCGACATTGTATCGTTGAAATCGTTTGTTGCAGACGTtcaggtgttgaaaaacttgaaattcaaatttgacttcaactttgagTCTTTCCACATTGACTTTTCAAATCTCACTACGCTAGTTGGTATCAAGACCATAGTCAACCAGCTAACAAGGTTGATTGAAATGGACCTCCAAAGGGGTCATATCAACCTCTTTCTAAACTCCCGGATCTCCAAGTACCGGACTTTTgtgatgaacttggatCAGGAAAACCCATCGGATGTCTATAAGACATTGAAGGAAACTTTGTTCAACTATCTCCCTGCGTGGTTTGTTGAGTTGAACGTCGTGGCGGACGACGtggacttcaagtttggGTCCAGGTCCGTAttgattccaaaagagaAGCTTTCAGAGATGTTGCAGGAATACgacttgaaagatttcCTCGAATCAGACTCTTCTTGTGAGCTAAGATGTTTCCGAATCCAACTAGGCATTCTTAGGTTTGGATTTGAGAACAATTGCAACCCGCACTTGGATCTATCAACTTCGAGTCTCAGCTCCGCTTCACTGGACACATTGACATCGAAACAAGACCAAAGCATCAGCTACTGGGGTAATAACCTCGAAATAAAGGATTTTGTGCTAAGTGCAATGAGTGACTTTAGTGGGCCTAGACATTATGGGCAATGCATAGCGATTCCCAATGTCTCCATTGAtgttggctgcaaaaaaatCCAGGCCAAAGAGAATTTGAATGTCTCGATAAACctcaacaaaatcgaaGGAAAGGTGGACCACTTCAAGTGTTTCACCATCATTGGTGCTGgatacttgttgatggaacACATTGTAAGGCCATTGCAGTCTATACAGagcaagttgaagaaggatgCTGGTTCAATATCTGAGAAAccttccaagtccaacttcaagtctcttAAGGATTGTATCACCATATCTTCGAAGATCAAGCGGACAGATTTGTCTGTGACGTTGAGTGGTGATTATAAAGTGAGATTGGATTCTTATGAAACCAGGATAAGTTTGGCAGACGATACCATTTCTATCTATGATAAGTATTTCAGAGTGTTGATCAGCTCTCCTACTGTTGAGGACCACTGGTGCAGACTCATATGTACCGATGATTTCCAATTCCATGTCAACCTACATGATATTCGGAACCTTTATGTCAACACCAGCTTAATCAAAATTGCTCATCCCCATGGCCATATTGCCTATAAACTTTTTGATAATATTTCAATCACTTTAAAAGTCCTCAAGCACTCTATCCGGGCTTTCAATAGCGGAGATGCTGAAAAAGACAACGATTTCACGGTGGTTCATCCTTCTGAGTCTAGACCAAAGGAGTTCCCTaatatcaacttcaagaccaataagttgatgttcaacatGGAAGATGATCCTTTCGAAAGCGAGCTTGGTATGatctttcaacttggaaaggTCGAGCAGCTAAAGAGAATAGAACTCTACAGTTTGTTTCAAGCAAAGACACAGAACCTCCAAAGCACCGAAAAGCACGACGAGATCAAAAGCATCGAAGACATTAATGACGAAAATGATCTCCCTGGAAAGTTGGATGACTTGAACGAAATAATCTCCGTGTCTTGGATAAGAAAGGTCAAGAGGTACAAGACCATGTTGAAtgatgagttggtgaagaacaaaaagtttttgttcGGAAATGAAGCCAAATTGGATTCCCGATTCCAGTCGAAGATCCTCCCTTATTCTCTTCATGCACCATTGTTGTCTATCGTTATTGATAGCTTGAACATGGTTATCTCGAAACCCACGTTCGATTTGGAAACCCTTCCCAAATTTCTTCATGATTTAGGACAAGGTCTTCCTTTCGATACCAGGTACTCGTTAATACTCCCGATGTATCTTGACTTGAGAATGAGAGAACTCAGGATCCATTTGAGAGATTACCCGTTGCCGTTATTGTATGTTTCGAACTCGAAGGCAGAACTGGCTTCTGCCGTCAAAATGTATGGTGACCTTGTGATTTCCGAGTCTCTTGTCACTGAAGAACACAACATAAGAAAACTTATGGTGGACCTCACCAGAAACCTTAAGAAGTTCCAGTTTAGTGAATACTACCGGTTGGAGATTGAGAAGACCATGGCTACTGTCAAGATCTTTACTGATATGAAGATTGAGTTCTCCACTAAATTACCATCAAGGTTCGTGTGGGGCCAATCGTACCAATTTGCCATTCAACAGGTGATGCTTAACTTTGATCTGTTTTCAAAACCACCTCTAGACCCATCTCCCAAGTTAGGTTTTTGGGACAAGTTAAGGTTGGTGATTCATGGAAAGTTCGATATCAAGTGTACGAAAGGTCCTTTGGAAGTTGCATTCAAAGGCTCAAGAGACCCGTACAATTTGTTTGGGGTGGCTTCTGGATTCATTCtatctttcaaagacaacGTGGTTTGGACGATTAACCAAAATGACGATTCCAGAGACTTTTGTAATGTGAAGTCCGACAAAATCTCCTGGTATATACCTAACTACCTTGCATCCGGGTTGGTTTCATGGACAAGAGAGACAAACAGGTTGACGTACTTGCCAAACAGTAAGAAGTTTATCACTTCGTGCTATGCGTACTACCTTGACGATGAGGATTACTGTATTCCCAGAAACAAGGTTAACTCGAACATTTTTGAGAAGAAAGTTGTTTCTCTCAGTGGGGGAGTTGTGTTCAAAGTGGGATTTGTGCTTCAAAGGGACGGTGATGATGGACAAAGAACGGAAGAATGTAAGTCTCATTATGATgtcaagctcttcaaccCTCAATTCACAGAAGAAGGCCATGATTCCTATAAAGATTTCAGGTCTGACTACATCAACATGGCCATCTCCATGGATGCCAATTTTCTGGAAAGTTACAATTCTATCCACCTAAGCCCAAGGGTTTTTATGCAGTTCTTTGACTGGTGGAAGTTGTTCTCAAGTAACATGCAATTGCCCATCAAGAAAGGGAAGATCTTTGGAGAATTAAAGAAGTCAGAGAAGTTCTCCCAGCACTTGGTTTCCAACAgattcaagttcaacctCAAGTCCTTGTTCATTTCTCATATCTACAGGGAAGAGAACTCTGAGGAGATGGAAGACCAGATCCAAAGCTGTGGTCTCAAGGGAAAAATGAACTCTTTTGTAGTCGATTTGCATCAACGGAAGGAAAAGAGGATAGCTGTGCACGAAGGAATTTCCCGTAACAAGAATATCATGAAGATGACCTTCCATATTGCTGATGTACACTTGAATGGCATTGACTTGAGAGTCGTCACCGCTACTTTTGACCATAATGCTTATAATACTCCAGGAAATGTGAAGGAGTCCAAGTATGATATCTTCGATAATGACGAACAGTGGTTTGACATTGAGGATTATGAAGAAGCATTCTTGTCGAGTTTGGCATCGAGTAAACGGCAAATTTCTGTATTGCCGTTGATGTACAGTGAACGTTTTTCATACTTGCGAGATACCGAACCAGGAATTAGGTTCAAGGAAGTGGACCTTTTTGAATCTGGCAAAGCGAGTTTGGAACGAATCAAAGACGTTGCAAGAGCCCAGAAAGATATTGTAAGTAGCCGGATCAAACAGTTGAAGGACGAGATCAAACTCAGGAGATCCAGGGGTTTATCAACTAAAGACTTGGTTGGAAGAATTGACGTTCTTAAAAAGGAGATGAGCAAAGCATCTGTGAATCTTGATCGAAGACCACTGGTATCAGACTTTAACACCAAGTTCAGTAACAAGTTTATCGTCATGAGAATGTTGTGGAAATGGAACGACAAAAACAgaaacaacttcttcaagtacgttcattttgttcaattgcGGACATTTTTGAAGAGGTACTTGAGTTTTGATTCCATAAGTGCATTGGAGGAAATCGTCGAGTACAGTACGGAAGGGTTGGACAGGAAGAGTACCTACTCGAAATCGGAACATTCTCCTGGCGATAAGTTTGCCAAACTATCAACTGATGAAAAGTCCGGTAAAAGTCGAGACAGACTCACAAAATTCGACGAGATCTTGACTCAGGTGGCCAAAAATGAAAACCTTGTTGAGGATTACCTCATTGAGATCATCTCACCTCAGATCCAGTTGCAGAGCAGTGAAACCCCCGATTCGGTGATCATTgtatcatcaccaatgatCGATGCGAAATTGGTGTCCATCTACGATAAATCCAAGGACAGGCTTCTCTTGGATATcgatgagttggagaaTAGGCTTGCAGTCATGATCAACAACGCTAACGTCTTagtctttgaaaaaaatcTGGTTGAAGATAACAATTCCTTCATCTTTGACCAAACCTGCTATGGTTCTACAAGCAGCTGGCCTCCATGGCTTGGAATagaaatttgcaaccaggCCACTTTGGCAGGAAGCAAGAATGTTCTTTTGGAAGACACCTCGGTAATGATCACATACATCCAGCTGAAGCCCACGGGTGCTAAGTTTGCCCATGACAGTGAAGGAGATGATCTCAGTAAGGTGAGCACCAATACTTCTAAATACTTTGATCTACCAGGctcaaagaaggaaaacaTCCAAAATAAATTGCATGTGGACATCCCCACCGTGAACATCACCTCAACTTCAGCTCAGTACTTTTCTTTGTACTCGAtaatcaccaacttgttaCTATACACCGAACCCAGCAACAAGCAGTTCAACGATAAGTTAGAGAAACTCAAGttctccatcaactttCAAGATCTAGCGGCATTGTATGACAGAATCAAAGCATTACATTTGCAGAACGGGATTCTTAATCTAATGAGCAACAACTATAACTTTCGGCAAGACACTCTCGACAACGAGAGTCTTAATGACTTTATAACCTTGAAAACGATCCAGCAGGAAATTTCCAATGAGCTTTACTTGCTACTTCATTCTATGTTAACAGGAAACTCCCATGTCAAAGATTCCAGTAAATCACCCAAAGCTGAATGGATCATCAACGCAGATGAGTTGATCCTTCACATGTTGGAAGACGACCGCACACCTATTCTTGATATTGCCATGGCCACAGGAAAGTTTACTCGAATCGTCAACGAAGATGATTCGAACATCAACCGCATTGAGATATCCATGATCCAAGGATTCAACCTATTACGAGGAGCCATCTTCCCTGCGTTCATAGAACCTATGGATCACAAGGATGAGCTCCAGAACCTACTTACGGTGGACTGGTCGATGTACTCAAATGTTGGTGGAATCAGGCTAATTGAGAactttgaagtcaatgCTCAGCCGTTGAGTGTCCGTATGGACAAAATAACTGGTGATAAATTGATGcatttcttgttcaagacTGAATTGGCCGACCTAACGgatcttggtgataatCCTATGGCCAGACATGAAGCAGAAGTCACAAATGATTTAGATTTCAACGGAAAGGCCTCCAATGGAGATGAGAAGAGTAAAGTGAATTTTGATACTAGCTCAAGCCAATCAGACCCAAGCGATTCAGAGTCCTCAACAAATCCTGACCAGCTTACCATTGGGTCTCCCTCAAAGAGGGTTACAAACAGAAGTTCACATCTTTTCCCCAAGTCGTTCACGCAGTCATCTGGTTCTGAACAGCAGTACGATGAACAATTGGACGTCATGGTTAACCGGTCGAAAAACTATGTCAGTGTCAACAGTTTGAAGGTCAATCCTGTGTCACTTCTGATTTCCATCAAGCTTAAAGGAGGGTATAAGCGATTGTTGAATGTAGaggacttcaagttggtgttaCCCGAGATCttgattcaaaagaagattctttcGGTATTGGAGTTTACGATGATTGTAAGGAAGATTTTGGTCAGGGCTATTCTCGGGCATCTTGGAGGATTGGTGAGAAATAAGTTCAAACGATCTAAACGGAAGCCCATgaatctcatcaacaaaccTTTGAAACCGTTGAAACGGTATGCCAGGTTCACTTCGGTGACGGAGTTACGAGGGGGCTCGAACGAAGACCCATAG
- the ROX3 gene encoding RNA polymerase II holoenzyme/mediator subunit (EggNog:ENOG503NZ5I; COG:K) — MGDSSANGNVYLIDRKKVYEPVKPSPLDNLIKVYGLEETARSLARTNPDGSKGVKLRKSYKNHIQDLPGKHNIPKAKPVPNGLLDPMLSQFPNIIKPIESKLVNKALEFDKTPLNGIPGFNTADLGISDQQTLMRRDDGSEMDEDKRKRKKKQMNGDTPKRIHI; from the exons ATGGGTGATTCCTCTGCTAATGGTAATGTCTACCTCATAGACCGAAAAA AAGTGTACGAGCCAGTGAAACCGTCTCCATTGGATAACCTCATCAAAGTCTACGGACTCGAGGAAACTGCTCGATCTTTGGCAAGAACAAATCCAGATGGCTCCAAGGGAGTCAAACTCAGAAAATCCTACAAGAACCATATTCAAGATTTACCAGGAAAACACAATATACCCAAAGCTAAGCCCGTACCGAATGGGCTCTTGGACCCGATGTTAAGTCAATTTCCAAATATTATCAAACCTATAGAGAGCAAACTTGTCAATAAGGCGTTGGAATTCGACAAGACGCCCTTGAACGGGATCCCTGGCTTCAACACCGCCGATTTAGGTATCAGTGACCAACAAACTCTCATGAGAAGAGATGACGGCTCGGAGATGGATGAAGATAAGCGcaagagaaagaagaaacagatgAATGGTGATACTCCCAAGAGAATACACATATGA
- a CDS encoding uncharacterized protein (EggNog:ENOG503NXJ7; COG:O), producing MDSWLEFSAEKSQWMASRTKRDEPSASESQSPTPTGSSSSFVGNTPSTILFFLALAVGVFIASLFVFFTVRYFIRSKYGLHVYPMAQRSFALPTSSSHHLSAMHHTAVELQEQLDYVRAHHFSRSDFFDQRLNYRRRRNRRRRNRYSKMKKLTEAQVETLFPKKTYYDWLNGGQERDQENRDGVLQEGTDTSTTDTAIATPKIEESTTNESHESIEMTEINTQAVGTSSSAEEDNTNMPHYTSGSCAICLEMIESHDIVRGLLCGHVFHADCLDPWLTKRWACCPMCKRDYYYKNGLSYNEQTENADSTHDNNNTTSRGDEEAAEHETAEHETAEHETAEHETAEHETAEHETAENNDAPDTHEESDTDSIDIEVFRNDPTLRAMLQELIPIDERVRMILSDDSLTHLNLEEAGNEYAQRTYGGFFKMVFWRIMGISKQDLFHYGVITTYHTYRVHEERRLTSEAGVATGQIPGEEPDADHDQTMAATSTNTSQDHPHEPQSSPNTDLASGSHQSIHTARTHVSRQDSEVDISSLTISDEVRRQVNDNRV from the coding sequence ATGGACTCCTGGCTTGAATTTCTGGCCGAAAAATCCCAATGGATGGCCTCCAGAACCAAACGAGACGAACCGTCGGCATCAGAGCTGCAATCTCCCACGCCTACCGGGTCGTCGTCATCATTTGTCGGTAACACCCCGTCCACaattctcttctttctcgCGTTGGCAGTGGGTGTGTTCATCGCCTCACTCTTTGTGTTTTTCACCGTCCGATACTTCATCAGGTCCAAGTACGGACTTCACGTGTACCCAATGGCACAACGAAGCTTCGCATTACCGACATCTTCGTCGCACCACTTGTCGGCGATGCACCACACGGCGGTCGAGCTTCAAGAACAGTTGGACTATGTTCGGGCCCATCACTTTTCTCGCAGTGACTTCTTCGACCAGAGACTCAACTACCGCCGAAGACGCAACCGCAGACGTAGAAACCGGTATAgcaagatgaagaagcttACGGAGGCTCAAGTTGAGACGTTGTTCCCCAAGAAAACCTACTATGACTGGCTCAACGGTGGTCAGGAGCGAGATCAGGAAAACCGCGATGGCGTACTACAAGAAGGAACCGacacctccaccaccgacaCCGCCATCGCCACCCCTAAAATCGAAgagtccaccaccaacgaGAGCCACGAAAGCATTGAAATGACCGAAATCAACACCCAGGCGGTGGGAACCAGTAGCtctgctgaagaagataatACTAACATGCCTCACTATACTTCTGGTTCCTGTGCCATTTGCTTGGAAATGATCGAAAGTCACGATATTGTCAGAGGGTTGCTCTGTGGGCATGTTTTCCACGCTGACTGTTTAGACCCGTGGTTGACCAAGAGGTGGGCCTGTTGTCCCATGTGTAAACGTGATTACTACTATAAGAATGGGTTAAGCTACAATGAACAGACGGAGAATGCAGACCTGACCCACGACAATAACAACACCACGTCGAGAGGCGATGAAGAGGCTGCGGAACACGAGACCGCTGAACACGAGACCGCTGAACACGAGACCGCTGAACACGAGACCGCTGAACACGAGACCGCTGAACACGAGACCGCTGAAAACAACGATGCCCCTGATACCCACGAAGAATCAGATACTGACTCGATCGACATCGAGGTGTTCAGAAACGATCCTACCCTTCGTGCCATGTTACAAGAGCTTATTCCTATCGATGAGAGAGTCAGGATGATCTTGAGCGACGACTCCTTGACTCAtctcaacttggaagaagctggAAATGAGTATGCCCAGAGAACTTACGGtggattcttcaaaatggtgttTTGGAGAATCATGGGTATTTCCAAGCAGGACTTGTTTCACTACGGAGTGATAACGACGTACCATACATACAGAGTCCACGAGGAACGCCGGCTTACTTCGGAAGCCGGGGTTGCTACCGGTCAGATTCCAGGTGAGGAACCCGATGCGGACCATGATCAAacaatggctgcaactaGCACAAACACATCCCAAGACCACCCACACGAACCCCAAAGCAGCCCCAACACGGATTTGGCGTCAGGATCCCACCAGAGTATACATACGGCCAGGACTCATGTTCTGCGGCAGGACTCCGAAGTGGATATTTCAAGTCTTACCATTTCTGATGAGGTGCGACGCCAAGTTAATGACAATAGGGTGTAA
- the TIF3 gene encoding Eukaryotic translation initiation factor 4B (COG:A; EggNog:ENOG503NWTV) — translation MAPKKNIKMDLGSFLADDSLGGGSWADEEVDFGSIGVPTASAPSERRAFSGSNDYSGQSARQAFEDQRPERKEFPIPDQPPYRARIGNLPWDIVEEDVQQFFEKRMQMTDVVSDVKLPADPNGRLKGFGFVTFSERDILEEALQLTLSDFNGRKIFVNVAAPQKSGFDMDWRGGRSGPLSGGRDREDQPELDWGAARNEQSVLPPRERSDRGDRGDREERRPRRADAEFDWNSARTEQTELPPRERRERRERKPDAEFDWSAARSEQVTLPPRERVERGERSIRRPRKPDADFDWGAARSEQVALPPRERSNRKPRKQDPELDWGTARTEKAVLPPRAARTPKKEESKEAGSPGPQKSAFDVLADESGDEEEAKPVAPAEPSLAEQTANLSISNDVKEEVEDGWEVVRK, via the exons ATGG CTCCCAAAAAGAATATTAAAATGGACTTAGGTTCGTTTTTGGCGGACGACTCTCTCGGAGGTGGATCGTGGGCcgatgaagaagtcgatTTTGGTTCCATCGGAGTACCAACTGCTTCGGCTCCTTCCGAAAGACGTGCGTTCTCAGGCTCCAATGACTACAGCGGTCAGAGCGCCCGCCAGGCGTTTGAAGACCAGAGACCAGAGAGAAAAGAGTTCCCCATTCCAGATCAACCCCCATATAGAGcaagaattggaaactTGCCATGGGACATTGTTGAGGAAGACGTCCAGCAGTTTTTCGAGAAGAGAATGCAGATGACCGACGTTGTTAGCGACGTCAAGTTGCCCGCCGACCCCAACGGAAGATTGAAAGGGTTTGGATTTGTGACTTTCAGTGAACGAGacattttggaagaagctTTGCAATTGACTTTATCTGACTTCAACGGAAGAAAAATCTTTGTCAACGTTGCCGCACCTCAAAAGAGTGGTTTTGACATGGACTGGAGAGGTGGAAGATCGGGACCTTTATCCGGTGGTAGAGACAGAGAAGACCAACCTGAATTGGATTGGGGTGCCGCCAGAAACGAGCAGAGCGTTTTACCTCCGAGAGAAAGAAGCGACAGAGGTGACAGAGGTGAcagagaagaaagaagacCAAGGAGAGCGGACGCCGAGTTCGACTGGAACTCTGCCAGAACCGAGCAGACCGAGTTACCTCCtagagaaagaagagagagaagagaaagaaagCCAGACGCTGAATTCGACTGGAGTGCCGCCAGATCAGAACAAGTTACTCTCCCCCCAAGAGAAAGAGTCGAGAGAGGTGAAAGAAGTATCAGAAGACCAAGAAAGCCCGATGCCGACTTTGACTGGGGTGCTGCTAGATCCGAACAGGTGGCTCTCCCTCCCAGAGAAAGAAGTAACAGAAAACCAAGAAAGCAAGACCCAGAGCTTGATTGGGGTACCGCCAGAACTGAAAAGGCCGTGTTACCTCCACGAGCCGCCCGGACCcccaagaaagaagagtcAAAGGAAGCGGGTTCCCCTGGTCCTCAGAAGTCTGCTTTTGATGTTTTAGCAGATGAGTCcggtgatgaagaagaagccaagCCGGTCGCACCAGCTGAACCCAGCTTGGCCGAGCAGACCGCCAACTTATCGATTTCTAATGATGTCAAAGAAGAGGTTGAGGACGGTTGGGAGGTTGTCCGCAAGTGA